DNA from Nitrososphaerota archaeon:
GCCTCTACAGCAAATTGTTTTTACCCTTGTTTATAGATTTTGCAAAGCCGGCTTTACGCTTCGCTTAGCATATTCATCTGAAGTTTCTGTATTGCAACGTTAGACTTACAATGGAGTAAGGAAAATCTATTAAAGGGTTTGAACAAGATAGTGGTAGAGCTGGTTTGGTAAAATTCACTCTTTTAACAGGTAGAAGCCTAGTCCAGGGTGTTGGGAAAGAAGCAGGTAAGTTCTCAGAAAAGTATATTCAGGAAGTCTCTACGTGCCAGATAGACCCAGAAGACCTAAAGATCCTCAACGTAAAACCAGGGGACTGTGTAAGGCTGACCACAGAATATGGGAGTGTGGTCTTAAGAGTCGCAGCATCGTCCTTGGTGCATCGCGGAAGCGTGTTTGTACCATACGGTCCTTACGCTAACCTACTAATAGGAACCAAGACTGGCGGTACTGGTATGCCAAGTTTCAAGGGTATACCTGTAGAAGTTGAGCCCGCTCCGGGTGAGTCTGTGCCTGAGATCAAGGAGCTGCTTATCAAGACGTACGGTAGGGTGAAGTAGGATGAAGGTTATTAATGCAGTGTTATGCCCAGGCTGTGGAAGCCTCTGTGATGACAACGATGTGTATGTGGAAGATAATAAGATAGTCAAGGTAAGAACTGACTGCGCCATTTCCTCCTCAAAGTTCCTTAACTATAACAAGGAAAGGAATACGACGCCATTAGTGCGTGTAAACGGTCAACTCAAACCAACAACCTTAGATGATGCTATTGAACGCGTCGCCCGAATGCTGGTTGAAGCAGAGTACCCACTACTCTACGGCTGGAGCCTAACCTCTTGTGAAGCGCAGAAGAAGGGTGTTGAACTGGCTGAGGAAGTCGGTGGTGTGATCGATAACACCACGACCGTCTGCCACGGACCAAGCATACTAGGTGTGCAAGACTTCGGAGAGCCGACTTGCTCACTCGGCGAGGTCAGAGCCAGAGCCGACCTAATCATTTACTGGGGATGTAACCCTTCATCAGCGCACACAAGACACATGAAGCGATATAGCTCTCTCTCCAAAGGAAGGTTCAGGCTGCCTGAGCAGAGGAAGGTTGTTGTGGTAGACGTTAGGAGGACTCCGACTGCTCGCAACGCCAACATCTTTGTGCAGGTAAAGCCCAATCAGGACTACGAGCTGATGGCTGCCCTAAAGATGATGCTTCAGAACGAGGAGATAGAGGAGCAAGAGGTAGCTGGTGTGCCGGTTGAGCAGATAGAGGAGTTAGCCGAGCTCATGAGGAGCTGTGAATTCGGTGTACTCTTCTTCGGACTCGGTTTAACGATGAGCGAAGGCAAAGAGAGGAACATAGATGGCGCACTAACCCTTGTACGTGAACTTAACAGATGGACAAAATTCGCCATCATGCCCATGAGAGGACACTACAACGTTACTGGTGCAAACAAGGTCTTCACTTGGCAGACCGGGTACCCATATGCAGTAGACTTTAGCAGAGGCTACCCAAGATACGAGCCCGGAGACACTACTGCTGTAGATGTTCTTAGCAGAGGCTATAATGATGCCACACTAGTCGTTGCCTCAGACCCTGTGGCAAACCTACCGAAGGATGCTGTGAGGCATCTGTGTAGCAAACCTCTTGCTGTCATAGACCCCCATATTTCGCTCACCGCTTATATGGCTGATGTGGTCATACCTAGCGCCTTCATCGGCATCGAAGAAGGGGGCACAGCGTACAGAATGGATGGTGTGGGTCTGATTATGAAGAAGATCGTTGAGCCGCCGGA
Protein-coding regions in this window:
- a CDS encoding molybdopterin dinucleotide-binding protein, coding for MVKFTLLTGRSLVQGVGKEAGKFSEKYIQEVSTCQIDPEDLKILNVKPGDCVRLTTEYGSVVLRVAASSLVHRGSVFVPYGPYANLLIGTKTGGTGMPSFKGIPVEVEPAPGESVPEIKELLIKTYGRVK
- a CDS encoding formylmethanofuran dehydrogenase subunit B, with translation MKVINAVLCPGCGSLCDDNDVYVEDNKIVKVRTDCAISSSKFLNYNKERNTTPLVRVNGQLKPTTLDDAIERVARMLVEAEYPLLYGWSLTSCEAQKKGVELAEEVGGVIDNTTTVCHGPSILGVQDFGEPTCSLGEVRARADLIIYWGCNPSSAHTRHMKRYSSLSKGRFRLPEQRKVVVVDVRRTPTARNANIFVQVKPNQDYELMAALKMMLQNEEIEEQEVAGVPVEQIEELAELMRSCEFGVLFFGLGLTMSEGKERNIDGALTLVRELNRWTKFAIMPMRGHYNVTGANKVFTWQTGYPYAVDFSRGYPRYEPGDTTAVDVLSRGYNDATLVVASDPVANLPKDAVRHLCSKPLAVIDPHISLTAYMADVVIPSAFIGIEEGGTAYRMDGVGLIMKKIVEPPEGILPDVQILDLILRRVRELKRGR